A stretch of the Zeugodacus cucurbitae isolate PBARC_wt_2022May chromosome 6, idZeuCucr1.2, whole genome shotgun sequence genome encodes the following:
- the LOC105212593 gene encoding gamma-secretase subunit pen-2 isoform X1 has product MYICVYKMDISKVTNEKKLQLCRTYFFGGLACLPFLWTINVFWFFDAAFLLPQFPEQKSIKKFVILSLIGALIWLVVLITWIIIFQAKRVEWGEMADRMSLVIPLGVA; this is encoded by the exons ACAAAATGGATATTTCTAAAGTAACAAACGAGAAAAAATTGCAGCTTTGCCGAACTTATTTCTTTG GTGGCTTAGCTTGTCTGCCCTTCTTATGGACAATCAATgtcttttggttttttgatgCTGCCTTTCTGCTACCACAATTTCCAGAACAGaaaagtataaagaaat ttGTGATCTTGTCGCTGATAGGTGCGCTGATTTGGTTAGTCGTACTTATAACCTGGATAATCATATTCCAAGCAAAGCGCGTCGAATGGGGGGAAATGGCGGATAGAATGAGTCTGGTTATACCACTGGGTGTTGCTTAA
- the LOC105212597 gene encoding small nuclear ribonucleoprotein Sm D3, translated as MSIGVPIKVLHEAEGHIITCETITGEVYRGKLIEAEDNMNCQMTQITVTYRDGRTANLENVYIRGSKIRFLILPDMLKNAPMFKKQTGKGLGGTAGRGKAAILRAQARGRGRGGPGGGGRGGPPTGAPGGGRGAWQGGPTGGRGRGGL; from the exons ATGTCTATTGGTGTACCAATAAAAGTACTTCACGAGGCTGAAGGTCATATTATCACGTGTGAGACGATAACCGGTGAAGTTTACCGGGGCAAACTCATTGAGGCTGAAGACAACATGAATTGCCAAATGACACAAATTACAGTCACATATCGTGATGGACGAACGGCAAACTTGGAAAACGTTTATATACGCGGCTCAAAAATTCGTTTCCTCATACTGCCGGACATGCTGAAGAATGCGCCAATGTTTAAAAAGCAAACGGGCAAAGGTTTGGGTGGGACGGCCGGTCGAGGGAAAGCGGCGATATTACGCGCGCAAG CACGAGGAAGAGGTCGTGGCGGACCCGGTGGTGGTGGCAGAGGTGGTCCACCAACAGGCGCTCCTGGCGGTGGCCGCGGTGCATGGCAAGGCGGTCCAACGGGTGGACGTGGTCGTGGTGGTCTTTAA
- the LOC105212595 gene encoding otefin, whose amino-acid sequence MSETDNLESLSNADLRKQCLEHGLPNVPITDSSRKVLIKKLRASLSGSPASQTKKTPRRETIHVSKAPEPIETKEVAVEPERRTPSRGANRRTIAGTPTFELQRKSENQVAENLAPAPIGARRRSTRDYEIPPSQKEQKSTKIYNPVVILESDEEDKDLLLAAEQVEQKTKSSVPQEEVNVRSRSSRSVSLSKTSVVTTAYSQPTVQPIAEVPQIPIRKAVTENVTHEIYKPQISANIGRYSMQSNLMQTNIGYGVNKERDIPNTLHSRYSTNTLSSGLYTSKAAPLYNEQSDDNEEAEQDYETPFLSSFARNLERIKTDAVVLNKPSALGNTDIGRDYASPRPMQHTRRYEITGRRPAKVSVTESFRQLLIALDHKYNLRLYFGLITIFLIMAFIFVMVYQ is encoded by the exons ATGTCTGAAACTGATAATTTGGAGTCCCTGAGCAACGCAGATTTGCGAAAACAGTGTTTGGAACATGGTTTACCAAACGTACCTATTACAGATTCCAGTCGAAAAGTTCTTATAAAGAAATTGCGCGCTTCATTATCCGGCTCACCGGCTTCACAAACAAAGAAAACTCCACGTCGTGAAACTATTCACGTTTCAAAAGCACCAGAGCCAATAGAAACTAAAGAAGTGGCAGTTGAACCTGAGCGACGTACGCCAAGTAGGGGAGCAAATAGACGTACAATCGCTGGTACACCAACATTTGAGTTGCAgagaaaaagtgaaaatcaaGTGGCAGAAAACCTTGCGCCGGCTCCTATTGGTGCACGTCGTCGTTCAACACGCGATTATGAAATCCCACCATCGCAAAAGGAACAAAAATCAACCAAAATCTATAATCCAGTAGTAATACTTGAAAGTGATGAAGAGGATAAAGATTTACTATTGGCCGCTGAGCAAgtagaacaaaaaacaaaatcatcAGTACCTCAGGAAGAAGTTAATGTGCGTTCGCGTTCATCACGTTCCGTGTCTTTGTCGAAAACAAGTGTAGTTACCACGGCATATAGTCAACCAACAGTTCAGCCAATAGCTGAGGTACCACAG aTACCAATACGAAAGGCAGTGACTGAAAATGTAACACACGAAATTTACAAGCCACAAATAAGTGCGAACATCGGCCGTTATAGCATGCAATCCAACTTGATGCAAACTAACATTGGATATGGAGTAAATAAAGAAAGAGATATACCAAATACACTACATTCACGTTACAGCACAAACACACTAAGTAGTGGTTTATACACCTCGAAAGCTGCACCTCTGTACAATGAACAAAGTGATGATAATGAGGAAGCAGAGCAAGACTACGAAACACCATTTTTAAGCAGTTTTGCGCGCAACTTGGAACGTATCAAAACTGATGCAGTGGTTTTAAATAAACCTAGCGCTCTTGGTAACACCGATATAGGAAGGGATTATGCCTCACCACGACCAATGCAACATACAAGGCGTTATGAAATCACCGGACGTCGTCCGGCTAAGGTGTCGGTAACCGAGTCATTCCGTCAGTTATTGATCGCGCTGGATCACAAGTATAATTTGAGACTTTACTTTGGTCTTATAACAATATTTCTAATAATGGCTTTTATATTCGTTATGGTGTATCAGTAA
- the LOC105212596 gene encoding peptidyl-prolyl cis-trans isomerase-like 3, producing the protein MSVTLHTDVGDIKIELFCEDCPKACHNFLALCASEYYNGCAFIRNIKGFIVQTGDPTNTGKNGKSIWGTKFEDEFKDTLKHSDRGMVSMANNGPNANASQFFITYAAQPNLDLKYTLFGRVIDGFDALDELEKLPVNPKTYRPHIEKKINSVTIHANPIAG; encoded by the exons ATg tCCGTAACATTACATACAGATGTGGGTGACATTAAAATCGAACTTTTCTGTGAGGATTGCCCAAAAGCATGCCATAATTTTTTGGCGCTTTGCGCTAGCGAATATTACAATGGCTGCGCTTTTATACGCAATATAAAAGGTTTCATAGTACAAACAGGTGATCCTACAAATACCGGTAAAAACGGAAAGTCTATTTGGGGTACAAAATTTGAAGATGAATTCAAAGATACATTGAAG CATTCCGATCGTGGCATGGTTTCAATGGCAAATAATGGTCCAAATGCGAATGCCAGCCAATTCTTTATAACTTATGCAGCACAACCCAATTTAGACCTCAAATATACACTTTTTGGCAG aGTAATTGATGGTTTCGACGCATTAGATGAATTAGAAAAACTGCCTGTAAATCCCAAAACATATCGACCGCatattgagaaaaaaatcaacagcGTTACAATACATGCAAATCCCATAGCTGGATGA
- the LOC105212594 gene encoding transmembrane protein 177 has protein sequence MKKSPIVRRGIMGFFQTPTGRNVVLFATGATTVGLFAINFLPHTMGLKYYKDFVQCYQNGIPRLVPEQVKERLEKALDVLQLERYERKIIKPFTVFGFDLFQAGSTKYRFGAALGIPVNFAYTETKDINRQEIRFRDQTIQWNTESGKLLQDAIVLTEDEQLFGLCKSVLQLRTHRVLLNSLFPSFSFLTMYTIGHYLNVRMNLLAGPLSLRLVMYTILGLFGVGSWSFMKDFNQVRYDTEIDKKLCSLGPQFVEAGASYYGKLLKKNMALRELIGDDTYTARGNVNYFLRQKSLPLTVHKSYFEEKLQELRANTQTSVEIQN, from the exons atgaagaaatcacCTATCGTAAGGCGTGGCATAATGGGCTTTTTTCAAACGCCAACTGGACGTAATGTGGTACTCTTTGCCACAGGCGCCACCACTGTGGGACTTTTCGCAATCAACTTTTTGCCGCATACAATGGGTTTGAAATACTACAAAGACTTTGTGCAATGCTATCA GAATGGTATACCACGACTGGTACCCGAACAGGTGAAAGAACGTTTGGAGAAGGCACTGGATGTACTACAATTAGAAAGATACGAGCGGAAAATTATCAAACCATTCACCGTTTTTGGTTTTGATCTGTTCCAAGCGG GTTCAACAAAGTATCGCTTTGGTGCTGCACTAGGCATACCGGTAAATTTTGCATATACAGAAACCAAGGATATAAATCGACAAGAAATACGTTTTCGTGATCAAACTATACAGTGGAACACGGAATCTGGAAAATTGTTGCAAGATGCGATAGTTTTGACCGAGGATGAGCAATTGTTCGGTTTGTGTAAATCTGTGCTACAACTGCGAACACATCGAGTTTTATTGAATTCGCTATTTCCAAGCTTCTCATTTCTAACTATGTACACGATTGGTCATTATTTGAATGTGCGTATGAATTTGCTTGCGGGACCTTTAAGT TTGCGTCTTGTAATGTACACGATACTGGGATTGTTCGGTGTTGGCAGTTGGTCTTTTATGAAGGACTTCAATCAAGTTCGTTATGATACTGAAATCGACAAGAAGTTGTGCAGTTTGGGGCCGCAATTCGTAGAAGCAGGTGCGAGTTACTATGGCAAACTCCTGAAGAAAAATATGGCACTTCGCGAATTAATTGGCGACGACACATACACTGCGCGGGGCAACGTAAACTACTTCCTACGGCAAAAATCACTACCACTGACTGTGCACAAATCTTATTTCGAAGAGAAACTGCAGGAATTACGAGCAAACACACAAACGTCGGTAGAAATACAAAACTAA
- the LOC105212593 gene encoding gamma-secretase subunit pen-2 isoform X2, with amino-acid sequence MDISKVTNEKKLQLCRTYFFGGLACLPFLWTINVFWFFDAAFLLPQFPEQKSIKKFVILSLIGALIWLVVLITWIIIFQAKRVEWGEMADRMSLVIPLGVA; translated from the exons ATGGATATTTCTAAAGTAACAAACGAGAAAAAATTGCAGCTTTGCCGAACTTATTTCTTTG GTGGCTTAGCTTGTCTGCCCTTCTTATGGACAATCAATgtcttttggttttttgatgCTGCCTTTCTGCTACCACAATTTCCAGAACAGaaaagtataaagaaat ttGTGATCTTGTCGCTGATAGGTGCGCTGATTTGGTTAGTCGTACTTATAACCTGGATAATCATATTCCAAGCAAAGCGCGTCGAATGGGGGGAAATGGCGGATAGAATGAGTCTGGTTATACCACTGGGTGTTGCTTAA
- the LOC105212598 gene encoding LOW QUALITY PROTEIN: ornithine decarboxylase antizyme (The sequence of the model RefSeq protein was modified relative to this genomic sequence to represent the inferred CDS: deleted 1 base in 1 codon), translated as MSACLQNSNNSPALAVISEDTASCDPTFSSSISSRREVNETALGFPGVSKARTVSSSSCATNVSNESFCISLGVGPLWWFDVPTHHRTDHDRASLLTEHSRKISVDSAGGSVFEHSRTSSECSDSDGSESQLSSDAQSLYSEEDCQEMVKHILQHDNPTRITIKLHVTENQYSEWESVLNPVNNILYVAMPEKLPPEASKDTFISLLEFAEEKLDVDAVVLCVRKNRPDRASLFETFLIMGFQPLSRKSSLAPPSTAKDSENYFFIYHIED; from the exons atgagTGCGTGCctgcaaaattcaaataattcacCTGCTTTGGCAGTCATTAGTGAAGATACGGCGTCTTG CGACCCAACGTTTAGTAGTAGTATCAGTAGTAGAAGAGAAGTTAATGAAACTGCTCTTGGATTCCCTGGTGTATCCAAGGCACGCACCGTCTCCTCCTCCTCTTGCGCTACGAACGTCTCGAATGAGTCCTTCTGTATCTCTCTCGGCGTAGGGCCTCTGTGGTGG TTTGATGTCCCTACCCACCACAGAACTGATCACGATAGGGCGTCACTCTTAACTG aaCATTCTCGGAAGATTTCTGTGGATTCTGCTGGTGGCAGTGTATTCGAACACAGCCGCACTTCGTCGGAGTGCTCTGATTCGGATGGCAGCGAATCACAACTTAGCAGTGATGCACAATCACTATATTCGGAGGAAGATTGTCAAGAGATGGTCAAACATATCTTGCAACATGATAATCCAACTCGTATAACCATCAAATTGCACGTTACTGAGAACCAGTACTCAGAATGGGAATCG GTTTTGAATCCGGTAAATAACATTTTGTACGTCGCAATGCCTGAAAAGCTTCCCCCAGAGGCTTCGAAGGATACATTCATCTCTTTGTTGGAGTTCGCCGAAGAGAAATTGGATGTTGATGCAGTTGTATTATGTGTACGCAAGAATAGACCAGATCGCGCATCTCTCTTCGAGACTTTCTTGATTATGGGTTTCCAACCATTGTCCAGAAAATCATCATTGGCACCACCATCCACTGCTAAGGATTCTGAGAATTATTTCTTCATCTACCATATTGAAGACTAA